The genomic window GCTGCGCAGACCTATCTCGATCAAATTTCGGTCACCATGGGAGCAGACTTTCAGCCACCGCGCAAGGCCGCCTTTGCAGTAGCGACTGCGGTTGTCGGCGATCAAGTGGCATTCACCAATAGTCACTGGAGCTTCTCCAGAGCCAAAGTACAAGAGGAGCTTGAGCTAAGTAGCTTTCTCGTCCTCAATGATTTCGAAGCGCTGGCATTGTCCTTGCCACGCTTGAACGCAAGCCAATTAAGAGCACATAAAGATTTACCAACAGCCTGCGGCACCCTGGCGGTGATAGGACCTGGCACTGGTTTAGGCGTGGCGGGAGTTACTCAGACCAAACTAGGCTGGATCGCATTGCCGTGCGAAGGTGGTCACGCCACCCTAGCCCCAACTAATAATTTTGAGAGCGCAGTACTAGATCAGGTCCGCCAAATTTATCCTCACGTATCGGCTGAACGCTTACTTTCAGGCATAGGCCTGCCTGTACTGCATGCTGCAATTGCGACCCTGCGAGGCGCACCATCGACTATCTTGACAGCAGAATTAATTGTAGAACGCGGACTTGATCGTAGCGACGCTATTTGCTCAGAAACTCTAGATACTTTCTGCGCATTATTAGGAAACTTTGCTGGCAACGTTGCGCTAATCTTGGGAGCGCGTGGCGGAGTCTATATAGGCGGTGGCATCGTACCTCGCCTCGGCGAGAGATTTTTCAATTCACGCTTTCGTGAATGCTTTGAGGCCAAGGGAAGATTAGATAACTATCTAAAGCAAATCCCGACCGTTTTGATCAGCGACACGCTGGCAGCCCTCACCGGAGCCGCGTTCGCGATTGAGCAACAGGGAGCGTAAGCCTTAGGTTAAATTGACCTTCAGGTCCACGACGTAAGAACAAAGAAAAATGGCAGGAAGATTTTTTCTTCCTGCCATTTTTCTTTTACGTATTATTTACTTAGCCAGCTCAAACATATTTATCCACATCCTATGTCGCAGCGATATGCGCCTTAGTCCCGGCTCTATTTCTGCACAAACACCACAGCACTGCGCGCCGGGACAGAAAAACTTCCGCTTGCAGTATTAAAATTCGCCATAGCGGCAATACGCTTATCTGCCGCATTTACATCGGTATGAACCGGGTGCAAAACATAGTCGATTCCAAGCGCGTCCGGTATCTGTATTTGCTGTGAATTAGTGGCAACATTAATAAAATACCGCAGGGATTTAAAGTTCGCACCAGAATAGCCGGCTCCATCCAAATGCCCAACAATCACAGCAGCATTTTGTCCAACTCCCAGATTGTCAAAATGCAGACGCTGGCGCACATCGGCAGCACTGCGCAGACGAAACAAACTGGAACTGGATCGTATTTTTAACAGATCACGAAACATATCGCGCGCCAGCGCTATCTCTGGCGACCCCGGCTTAATCAGTGAATTCGCCAACAAAGGCGCAATCATAGGATACGCATCAGCATTATCAGCCTTGGGCGGCAGCCCGGTAGCGAAATAATTATCCTGATACGACCAGTCCAGGCGATTAAACCAATCACCAGAGTTATAACTATTTCTATCCATGGATTTCGAACGCAATATGTCCACGCCGGCATGAAAGTACGCTATACCTTGACTAAACGCTGTAATCGCCACTCCGAGCATTTGCACCCGCACCCGATCGATTCGGCTAGTATCTTGCGGCAATTTGTAAACATTGATATCAAATAAAGTTTGGTTATCATGATTTTCAACATAATTAACCACTTCTGCAGGTTCACTCACATATGCTGCCGGCTGCCCGGCATAATCAATTTGCTCCAGATTTTTGATGCTGCCATCATAGCTAGTCATAGAAAAATCACGCAACGACCCAGTCAAGCCGACCCGCACCATATCGGCCGTTTTTGCCAAATCCGATGCAGCAGCCCCTTGGTCTGCAAGACCATTGATATAGCCTTTATGTCGCATCAAATCCGCACCAGTATCCCCGGCACCACCACCGCGCACTGCATCGCGCCCACGATCACTAAAGGTCGCTATACCAGTCCCATTTAAGGACAATTGTGATGCCTGTACAAAACGAGCACCATTCGCAACTTCGCCAAAATTCCAGCCCTCACCGAGCAGCTGTATCTCACGGCCAGTTTGCGCTCTTAATTTGGCCTGCAGCTCTTCCATAACGGCACGGGGTTGATGCGCCATTAAATCAAAACGAAACGAATCGATTTTGTACTGCGTCGCCCATTGCAGTACAGAATCTATCATCAGCTTGCCCATCATCATGTTTTCGGTGGCGGTATTTCCACATGGCGTGCAAGTAGATTGCTCCACCTGTCCCAAGGCATCCAAACGATGGTAATAACCCGGCACGATTCTATCTAGTACCGAAGTGGCTTTTTGCCCGACTGCATCGGTGTGATTGTAGACAACATCCATCCCAACTCGTAAGCCCGCCTTATGTAAGGCCTGCACCATCTGTCTAAACTCAAAAATCCGCTTCGCACCATCATCAGCATTGGTCGAATAACTCCCCTCTGGTGCGTTATAGTGAAAAGGGTCATAACCCCAGTTGTAACAATCCTGGCCGGCAGCAACACTGCTTGAGGCTTGCTGGGTTTCACTATCCGCCCCACCTTGTATCAAGGGGCTGACGCACCCCTTCTCAGGCACACTAGCAAAATCAAACACCGGCAATAAATGTACGTCTGTAATACCAGCCTGCGCCAATGCCTGCAAATGCCGCATACCGCGACTCGCAGGTTCGGTAAACGCCAGATATTTACCTCTATGAGCAAGTCCAACTGTGGCGTCATTGATAGAGAAATCACGGACATGTAACTCATACACTGCCATATCGGTTTGCGCCAAGTCCTTGCGCGGCGACGACGTCGCACCCCAGCCCTTAGGCTGCAATGCTGGCGAATCTAGTTGCGCAATATAACTACGCTTAGAGTCACCAGAAAGACTAATTGAATACGGATCAGTGACACGATTACGGACCACACCCACACCCGGCACGTAGACATCGAGCAGGTATTGATAATACTTCCCCTTAAGACTAATACCTTTCTGCAAAGACCAAATCCCGCTATTCGCATTCCATTGCATAGGTTCGAACGTATTTGCGCGACTATTAGCCTGATCGTACAAACACAGACCTACGACTTGCGCAGTGGGAGCCCAAAGCTTAAAACTGGTCTGCCGCGCGGTCACGTGAACACCCAAATCCCTAATTTCTTTGGCTGAACTATAGAGATCATCGAGCGCGCCAGGAATTTGCAACGATGCCGACTTAAGCACCACACCATTGGGATCCTCCTGCACCAAAAAAATTTGCTGCTTATGTAAATTGGGCATGCGTGCAAGATCAGCATCGGCAAGTCTCAACAGCAGACCATTCTCAACAAATTTAAAACGATTAGTTAAGGCGACAGGCAATATTTTATCTGACACTGCGAGTGAAACTACACCATCGGCACCACTCAATTTCGCACCAACCACCGCCTGAATCTGACCAAGGGCCGAGTAATAGAGGCTAAATCGCCCAACTTTACTGGCTCCCGGCCATTTTACAAACTGCTGGCTCAACCAATAGGCACTCGCCTCATACTTTACCGGAGCAGGATGCAGTACTGATGCAAACTCAGACGCATTGCATGCAGCGATCGCGGCTCTCCTGTCTATCGTTTGCGCAGACGCTCCACTGATCAACAGGAAAACACAGACAATGCTCAAGAATGTGCGCAAACACGAGAGGTGCAATTTAACACCCAGAGACTTAATTAGAATGACCACGAAACTCCAATCAACTTAGATAAAAACGTTTACCAGCAGACCTGAAGAATATAAAAAATACAGTCTTCTAGTCGAATGGAAGCAAAAAAGTGTAGCACAACTACAAACACACAAATATCTAAATGTGAATAAACAATCAAAATTAAGACGCGAAGCAGTAATTAAGTAGTTTTATTACTCAATTTTATAGGCGTCCGATGTTGGAGGTTGAAAACCAATAAGTACAAAATAAAATTTTCTGTAGGATTTGTGTTTAGATGTACTTTTAAGCCTAGGCAGCCAATTAAAGCAAAGTTGACGTCAAAGAGGTCAGCCCATAATCAAGAGAAATGCGCTAACGTGGGGAAGAGATCTGAGCGCTGCGGCTTTAAGAAGCCGGTGGCGGGATTAAGCGCTCGGTGCAGAGAGATTGCCAAGTTCAAAATTATTCTTACGAAAAGCCTCTCTTACCGACTCCTCGATCACGGCATACAAGGGTTTAATTGCTGGACGCAAATCCCTCACGATATTGCCCGAACTAAGCAGTGAGGGTATTCGTGTACCCCTATGCTCGATAGAACCGCCAACCGGACGAATATCAAAACCGATGCGTTCAAAATGTTTGGCCAGGCGCGGCTCGGTAAGCACAAAGAGATTCTCAATATCGAGATATTGACCAATGGCGATAGCCGACAAATAAAGACTGACGGGAATAAAAGGAAAGCGAGCCACGCCATCACGGCGCGAAAAATCGCCATCACTTACCGACAAGGCGGTGATATTTTCGCCCTTACGCTGACGAAAATTGAGAACAGCAAGGCGTGAGACTTCGGCTATGCTGCGACGATCCATCGTAGCCGGGTCTGCAATGGTTCTATCCAGAACCTTGGAACAACTTAACTCAAACGGCAAAGGTCGATAAGGATCATCGGGGTGCGGCAAGATCACGCGAGTACAACCGACAGATTCGCCCGTATCCCGTTTGCGTAATAGACAATGGACTGATTGCTCGTCGTAGGCATCGCTTTCTAAGCCATCCTCTCGAACAGGCTCCCAACCTAAATCACGACAATACACTTCATGCCGAATGCGATAAACCGCTTCGATACTAGCAGCATCCAAAGCAGGGGAAATTTCAAATAATTGCCGGAAATTTTTGGCGAGATCAGTGTTACTGATGGAATGGGTCACACACCCACCCAACTGCCTGAGAAGGGCAATTTAAAAAAACAGCATCGTTTTAAGCCGAATAGGAAAATCAGCTTATTTTCTTTTCGCTTTTTATTGATCATTACATGCTTTATAGCCCGTAATTAAATACATCCATAATGCAAAAAAAGACACCCTCGCATGAGGGCATCTTTTACACGACTAAGTCGCGATATTGGTTTAGCTATTTACGCCTTTGCGACGGCGTGCCATACCCATGGCAACCAAGGCCAAACCTACCAAGCCGACCGAGGCTGGCTCAGGAATCCGATTTTGAATTTCTAAAGAAACTTGAAATCTGTTTTCTTGATTTTCTACCGTAGTAAAACCGTAACAGCCAGCAGCAGCACCAGCATCAGCACATGCCGCATTACTGAGTACGCCCATACCGACTATATGCAAGATAGCTGCATAATTATCGCCTTCATACACAAAATTTTGTGTCAAGCTACCAGTAACAGGATCAAAACCAGCACCAAGTGCATCTACCACCAAAATATCATTGCAAGGAGTAGGGCTAGCTACGGTACAAGGATTTTGATTCGGTGTTTCTTTAAACTTAAAATCAAATGTCAATCCAGTGAAAAGATCTGAACCAGTTGGGCCTGGCAGCAAGCGCTTCAAGCGAATGACATCCAATAAATGAGCACTTCCCAGACTTGCGCCGGTAATTGGACGATTATTGTGGATTACTTCAACAGTATTAACAGCAGGGGCACCTGTGAACAAGGAACCGTTGAAATTACCATTAGTTGCCGCACCTATACCTAAAGAAGACTGACCAGATCCGGTCGAAGTCCCCCAAGACAATAAAGACGCAGCCATAGGGTTACCAAGGCCATTTAGAAAAGCATTCTGATTACTACCGGTGACGCCAGCTGGAGCAAATGAAGTAAAGCCGCTATTAACTTCAAATTCCCATTGTGTCACTGGTGTTGCCATTGCGCTGCAAGAGACCACGGTCGCCAACACTGCAGTCAGCCCCTTGATCGATCCTTTTGTAAATAGTTTCTTAAACATTTGAGACTCCCGTTATAAAGTGAAATTCAACTTTTCTGCTGCTACGT from Undibacterium parvum includes these protein-coding regions:
- the glk gene encoding glucokinase gives rise to the protein MTSELMTSTNETGFPWLLADIGGSNARFGLKLSKDAEITHIKTIPVVQHATPVKAAQTYLDQISVTMGADFQPPRKAAFAVATAVVGDQVAFTNSHWSFSRAKVQEELELSSFLVLNDFEALALSLPRLNASQLRAHKDLPTACGTLAVIGPGTGLGVAGVTQTKLGWIALPCEGGHATLAPTNNFESAVLDQVRQIYPHVSAERLLSGIGLPVLHAAIATLRGAPSTILTAELIVERGLDRSDAICSETLDTFCALLGNFAGNVALILGARGGVYIGGGIVPRLGERFFNSRFRECFEAKGRLDNYLKQIPTVLISDTLAALTGAAFAIEQQGA
- a CDS encoding alpha-1,6-glucosidase domain-containing protein; the encoded protein is MSIVCVFLLISGASAQTIDRRAAIAACNASEFASVLHPAPVKYEASAYWLSQQFVKWPGASKVGRFSLYYSALGQIQAVVGAKLSGADGVVSLAVSDKILPVALTNRFKFVENGLLLRLADADLARMPNLHKQQIFLVQEDPNGVVLKSASLQIPGALDDLYSSAKEIRDLGVHVTARQTSFKLWAPTAQVVGLCLYDQANSRANTFEPMQWNANSGIWSLQKGISLKGKYYQYLLDVYVPGVGVVRNRVTDPYSISLSGDSKRSYIAQLDSPALQPKGWGATSSPRKDLAQTDMAVYELHVRDFSINDATVGLAHRGKYLAFTEPASRGMRHLQALAQAGITDVHLLPVFDFASVPEKGCVSPLIQGGADSETQQASSSVAAGQDCYNWGYDPFHYNAPEGSYSTNADDGAKRIFEFRQMVQALHKAGLRVGMDVVYNHTDAVGQKATSVLDRIVPGYYHRLDALGQVEQSTCTPCGNTATENMMMGKLMIDSVLQWATQYKIDSFRFDLMAHQPRAVMEELQAKLRAQTGREIQLLGEGWNFGEVANGARFVQASQLSLNGTGIATFSDRGRDAVRGGGAGDTGADLMRHKGYINGLADQGAAASDLAKTADMVRVGLTGSLRDFSMTSYDGSIKNLEQIDYAGQPAAYVSEPAEVVNYVENHDNQTLFDINVYKLPQDTSRIDRVRVQMLGVAITAFSQGIAYFHAGVDILRSKSMDRNSYNSGDWFNRLDWSYQDNYFATGLPPKADNADAYPMIAPLLANSLIKPGSPEIALARDMFRDLLKIRSSSSLFRLRSAADVRQRLHFDNLGVGQNAAVIVGHLDGAGYSGANFKSLRYFINVATNSQQIQIPDALGIDYVLHPVHTDVNAADKRIAAMANFNTASGSFSVPARSAVVFVQK
- a CDS encoding PEP-CTERM/exosortase system-associated acyltransferase; the protein is MTHSISNTDLAKNFRQLFEISPALDAASIEAVYRIRHEVYCRDLGWEPVREDGLESDAYDEQSVHCLLRKRDTGESVGCTRVILPHPDDPYRPLPFELSCSKVLDRTIADPATMDRRSIAEVSRLAVLNFRQRKGENITALSVSDGDFSRRDGVARFPFIPVSLYLSAIAIGQYLDIENLFVLTEPRLAKHFERIGFDIRPVGGSIEHRGTRIPSLLSSGNIVRDLRPAIKPLYAVIEESVREAFRKNNFELGNLSAPSA
- a CDS encoding THxN family PEP-CTERM protein; the protein is MFKKLFTKGSIKGLTAVLATVVSCSAMATPVTQWEFEVNSGFTSFAPAGVTGSNQNAFLNGLGNPMAASLLSWGTSTGSGQSSLGIGAATNGNFNGSLFTGAPAVNTVEVIHNNRPITGASLGSAHLLDVIRLKRLLPGPTGSDLFTGLTFDFKFKETPNQNPCTVASPTPCNDILVVDALGAGFDPVTGSLTQNFVYEGDNYAAILHIVGMGVLSNAACADAGAAAGCYGFTTVENQENRFQVSLEIQNRIPEPASVGLVGLALVAMGMARRRKGVNS